The nucleotide sequence CCGGGGTGCTGGCCAGTGCCACCGGCATGGACAAGGAATTCACCAAGAAGCTGCTCGTCGCCGAGGGACTTCCGGTCGGCGCGCACGCGGTGCTGCGGCCCTCGCGCGCGACGCTGGACTCCGGCGAATGCGAACGCCTAGGTCTGCCGGTGTTCGTCAAGCCGGCGCGGGGCGGTTCGTCGATCGGAGTCAACCGGGTGTCGAGCTGGGACCAGCTGCCCGCCGCGATCGCCGACGCGCGCCGCCACGACCCGAAAGTGATTGTGGAGGCGGCGATCATCGGGCGCGAGCTGGAGTGCGGCGTGCTCGAAATGCCCGACGGCACAGTGCAAGCCAGCACGGTGGGCGAGATCCGGGTCGCCGGGGTGAGGGGCCGGGAGGATTCCTTCTACGACTTCGCCACCAAATACCTCGACGACGCAGCCGAATTGGACGTGCCCGCCAAGATCGATGACGACATCGCCGACGCGGTGCGCCAATTGGCGATCCGCGCGTTTCGCGCCATCGATTGCCAGGGCCTGGCCCGCGTCGATTTCTTCCTCACCGACGACGGGCCGGTGATCAACGAGATCAACACGATGCCGGGCTTCACCACGATCTCGATGTACCCGCGGATGTGGGCCGCGAGCGGCGTCGACTATCCGACCCTGCTGGCCACCATGGTCCAGACCGCGTTGGCGCGCGGCGCCGGACTGCGCTAGCCGACCGGCCCGGGATCGATCGGCACCGCCGCGATGGTGCGGTCGATCACCTCGGAGAGCTCCTGGATGGGCGTTGGCCCCGACCCCGACGGCAGCGTCAGCGCGATGTACACCGGCCGGTCCACCGTGTACCAGGACTTGTCCACCCGAAACCATTGCACCCGGTCGACCATTTGGATGGGCGAGCCCACCACGAACTCGGCCGGGCGGTCGAGCCCGCAGCGCAGCACCACCGGCTCGCTGTCGGGCCCTGCCCGCCAGGCGGTCGCGCCCTCGGGCGCGGGTTGCGCCAACGGTGCGCGCTGGTAGTCGCCGAGCTTTTCGGGTAAGGCCCGCTGCAGCGCCTGGCACGCGCCGTCGGTTGCGTGCGGCGCGGGCACGCCGGGCAGGGCAAGCGGCCGCGACGGCGCCTGACGGGTTGCGGCGATGACCAGGATCACGCCGATCGCCACCACGGCGAGCGCGATCGCGGCGATGATCAGCGCCCGTGGCGGAGCGCCCGCATCTCCTGGATCACCTGCCATTTGTCGATTCTCATACACTGGCGCCGTGGGTGAGTCCCCGACGCTGCGGCAGCTCGGCGAATTCGCCGTCATCGACCGGCTGGTGCGGGGCCGCCGCCAGCCGGTCGAGGTCGCGGTGGGGCCGGGCGATGACGCGGCGGTGGTGGCGGCCGGCGATGGCCGCGCCGTGGTGTCCACCGATGTGCTGGTGCAGGATCGCCACTTCCGGCTGGACTGGTCGACACCCCATGACGTCGGCCGCAAGGCGATCGCCCAGAACGCGGCGGACATCGAGGCCATGGGCGGGCGGGCCGTCGCGTTCGTGGCGGGCTTCGGGGCGCCCGGCGAGACGCCGACAGCGCAGGTGGATGAGCTGGTCGACGGCTTGTGGGAGGAGGCGCAGCGGCTCGGCGCCGGCATCGTCGGCGGCGACCTGGTCAGCTGCCCGCAGTGGGTGCTGTCGGTGACGGTGCTCGGCGACCTGGACGGCCGCGCGCCGGTGTTGCGGTCGGGGGCCACGGCCGGATCAACGGTTGCGGTGGCCGGGGACCTGGGTCGCTCGGCCGCCGGATACGCCTTGTGGCACAACGATATTGCGGGCTTCGACGAGTTACGCCGGCGCCATCTGGTGCCGCGGCCGCCCTATGGGCAGGGCGCGGTGGCGGCGGTCGCCGGGGCCCAGGCGATGATCGACGTCTCCGACGGTCTGATCGCCGACCTGGGGCACGTCGCCGACGCGTCCGGGGTGGGCATCGAGCTGTTCCGCGCCGGGTTGGCCGCCGACCACGACGCGCTGGTGGACGCCGGGGCGGCGGCGGGCGCCGACCCGTGGTCCTGGGTGTTGTCCGGCGGCGAAGACCACGCGCTGGCGGCGTGTTTCGCCGGCGCGGTGCCCGACGGCTGGCGCGTCATCGGGCGCGTGCTCGACGGGCCGGCCCGATTGCTCGTCGACGGCGAACCGTGGCGTGGGAATGCGGGCTGGCAGTCCTTTGGACAGTAGGGTTGGCCGGTGACCGTGTACGCGATCGCCCAGTTGAGGTTCACCGACCGGGCGGCCTACGACCGCTACCAGGCCAGCTTCATGGAGGTGTTCGCCCGTCACCAGGGCACCCTGCTGGCGGCCGACGAGTCGCCCGAGGTGGTGGAGGGGCAGTGGGACCGGGAGAAGGTGGTGCTGATGTCTTTTCCTGACGAGGCGGCCTTTCGGCGGTGGGCGGAATCGCCCGAATATCAGCAAATCTCACGGGACCGGCGGGCGGGCGCCGACACGGTCGTGCTGCTGGCGAAGGGGCTGCGATGACGGCGCGCCCGCTCCGCGAGCTCGTCGAGCAGGGCTGGGCGGCCGCGCTGGAGCCGGTGGCGGACCACGTCGCCCAGATGGGCCAGTTCCTGCGGGCCGAGATCGAGGCTGGGCGCCGGTATCTGCCGGCGGGCCCTAACGTGTTGCGCGCCTTCACCTTTCCGTTCGACAAGGTGCGGGTGCTGATCGTCGGGCAGGATCCCTACCCGACGCCCGGGCACGCGGTGGGACTGAGCTTCTCGGTGGCTCCGGAGGTGCGGCCACTGCCCCGCAGCCTAGAGAACATCTTTAGCGAGTACTCTGCCGATCTGGGGCATCCGCCGCCCTCGTGCGGCGATTTGACGCCCTGGGCCGAGCGGGGGGTGATGCTGTTGAACAGGGTGCTGACCGTGCGGCCGAGCTACCCGGCGTCGCATCGGGGCAAGGGCTGGGAAGCCGTCACGGAGTGCGCGATTCGCGCGCTGGTTGCGCGTTCGCAGCCGATGGTGGCGATCTTGTGGGGCCGCGACGCGTCCACCCTCAAGCCGATGCTGGCCGAAGGTGACTGTGTCGCGATCGAATCGCCGCATCCCTCGCCGCTGTCGGCGTCGCGGGGGTTCTTCGGCTCGCGACCGTTCAGCCGCGCCAACGAGCTGTTGGCGCAGATGGGCGCCGAACCGATCGATTGGCGCCTGCCATGAGCGAGATGACGGCGCTGCGCGCACACCGCCGGGGCGGGCCGGAGGTGCTGGTGGTCGAGCAGGCGCCGGTGCCAGTCCCCGCCGTGGGCGAGGTGTTGGTGGCGGTGCACGCCGCGGCCATCACCTTCGACGAGTTGACCTGGGACGAAACCTGGGCTCGAAACCCGGCGATCCTGTCCCACGAAATATCCGGCGTGGTCAGCGAAATCGCTTCCGGTGTAACAGAATTCAAGCCAGGCGACGCCGTCTACGGGTTGGTCGACTTTGACCGCGATGGTGGGGCGGCCGAGTTTGTCGCGGTCCCGGCCGCCCAGTTGGCCGCCAAGCCGTCGACCGTGTCGCACGCCGAGGCGGCGGCGCTGCCGCTAGCCGGGCTGACCGCGCTGCAGGCGCTGGTCGACCAGGCCGCGGTGCGGCCGGGGGAGTCGGTGTTGGTGCACGGCGGGGCGGGCGGAGTCGGTGCGCTGACGGTGCAATTGGCCGCCATTTTCGGCGCGAACGTGACCGCCACCATCCGCAGCGACGCCACCGAGCTGGTCCGCGGCTTCGGCGCCCAGCGGGTGATCGACGTGCGCGCCGAATCCTTCGAAGACAGCGGGCCCTACGACGTGATCGTTGACAGCGTCGGCGGCGAGATCCTGCCGCGGTCCTGCGCCGTGCTGCGCCCCGGCGGGCGGCTGATCACGCTGTCGGCGCCCCCGCCGGAGGGTGTGACGGCAACGTTTTTCGTCGTCACACCCAATCGTGACCAGCTCGCCGAGCTGGCCGGGCTGGTCGACAGCGGCCGGCTGCGGGTGCCGATCGCCGAGACGTTCCCGCTGGCCGAGGGTCGGCAGGCATTCGAAAGCGGCCAGCGCCGAAACCGGCGCGCCGGCAAGACCGTGCTCGAAGTCAAGCCGGGAAGTTGACGTCCTTCGTCACAGCCTTCCATTCCTCGATCGACGCCGACGTCGCGGCGATCTTGTCGCGCATGGCCTTGAGCACGTCGCGGCCCAGCAACAACCGCAGCGGGGGATCGTCGAGTTTGGTCACCATTAGCACCGCCTCGGCGACCTTGCGCGGATCGCCGGGCAGGTGATCGGCGAACTGCTTGATCAGGTCCTTGCGCGCCTTGACGTCGGCGTAATCGGGTATCGGGGTGGCCGATTCCTTCATCGATCTGGTCGCCCAGTCGGTACGGAAGGCGCCCGGTTCAATGGCGGTCACCTTGATGCCCAGCGGCCGCACCTCGGTGGCGAGCGCTTCGGTCACCGCCTCCAGCGCGAATTTGGTTGACGAGTAGTAGGCGTTCGGCGGGTTGGCCACCAGGCCGGTCATCGACGACATGTTGATGATGTGACCGGAGCCGCGCGCACGCATCGCCGGCAGTACGGCCTTGATCATGTCGACGGCGCCGAAGTAGTTGACGTCGAACAGCTTTCGGACTTCGGCGTCCTCGCCCTCTTCCACCGCGGACAGGTAGCCGTGGCCCGCGTTGTTGACCAGCACGTCGATCCCACCGAACGCGTCTTCGGCCGCCGACACCGCGGCCGCCACCTGGCCGGCGTCGGTGACGTCCAGCGCCACGGCCAGGGCCCGATCCGGGAATTCGTCGGCGAAATCGGCCACCGCGTCGGCGCGGCGCGCGGTCACCACCACGCTGTGGCCGGCTTCCAGTGCGGCGCGCGCGATTTCGCGGCCAAATCCGGTGGAACAACCGGTGATCAGCCAGCGCGCCATCTCAGGCCGTCCCTTCCGGCAGGCGGCGCAGATAGGCCTTGCGGCGTTCGGCAAGCTCGGTCGCGCGCTGCTGCGGCGTCACCCGCGGGAGATGCGGCACCTCGGTATCGAGCTGGTCCAGCTTGACCACCCGCCCGCGCGCGCCCAGGTCCGGGCGGGGACCCGCCTCGCCGAACTCCGCCATCCGCAGCGTCAGGATGGCTTCCCGCAGGCCGTCGGAGTCGATCCAGTTCGCCACGCCGGGGTCGACGGGGGAGATCACGTAGGTGTAGCTGCCGTCCCCGTTGGGCACCGACTGCGCCTTGTTCAGGCTGCCGGTGCGGTCCACGAGTTCCAGTGTGGTGCCCCAGATGTTGCTCAGCGGCACGGTGAAGTACTCGGCGCCGCCGTCGTTAAGGTCGACGACGAACGCCTCGTCAGGGGCCAGGTCGAAGCGGCCCATGACGTAAACCTGGTTGCGCATCGCGCCGACCTTGTCGGCCGACCACGCCAGGTTGAACTCGTTGGCCGGCATCTTGTACACGCCGTGGCTGAGCTTGCCGGTGAAATTCGCGAAGTGGGCCATCATCGCCGCGGTCGCTTCGGCCTGCTCGTCGAGCGTGCGTGCCGGCGCTACCGGGGGGCCGCCGAGTCGTTGCACCTCAAAGTAATTGGGATCGTCGCGGCCCCAATCCAGCAGCACATCGCGGATGTAGAACTCGTGAGCCGCCGGCGAGGTCTGCACGTGGTTGGGTCGCCCGTTGGCGGGCTCGGCGTCGACGGTGATGGTGAAGCTGCCGTCGGAGTCGACCTGCATGGTGCGGCCGTTGAGCACGTCGATGGTGCCCATGTTGGCGTCCCACAGCGTGAAATAGTTCTCGGTCATGCGGTGTTCGCCGACCCGGCCGCGGATCTCATAGCGCTCGTCGCCGGAGATCGGGATGACCCGGTAGACGCTGTCGGGATTGTCGATGCCCCAACGTGATCCGGGAATGCGCCGGCCGTCCACCGGGTGCGCCAGCCGGGTGATGCAGCTGACCTTGGGCCGCAGCTTGTCTTGGTTACTCGACCACACCGCCGCCGAGAACATCACCTCGGCGAAAGCGTCGTCGAACCGCTCGCGCATCGCGTCGGATGCCTTGGCGCGGCTCAGCCAGGTCTCGGCGACGCTTTGATAGGCGGCCTTGACGGTGGGGTGCTCGATCAAATCGAGGGCCGCCAGCTCCTGCTGGTGCTGCGACCTTGTCGCGACAGGATCATCAACCATTGCCGGACTCCTTCGGTCTAAAACGCTTGTTGTACAACGTGAATCGCTCATCGACCTGCTCGGGGAGCAGACCGTAGTCTTGCAGCCGGTACGCCGGGCGCGCCGCCTCGCGGGGACGTTCATCCAGCCAACGCCGCATCGCCGCCTCGGCCTCCGCGGTCAGCGGCATGCCGATCGCGTCGTAGACGCGGGCCACCTGCCCGATCGGGTCGGCCACCGCGTCGTCGAATTCGATGTCGGTGACGACGGCGTCGGACCAGCTGTCGCGCACCGCCATTGCGCGATCGTTGGTCCAGCCCATCCGCTGCAGCCACTGCGCGCCCACCCGATGCGGGTCGACGGTGTCGGCGTGCATCGCGTGCAGGGTCGCGTTGAGGCTGGCGCCCGAGGCGATCGTGGTGCGCGGATCGCGATGCATGTGCACGATGTGCACACCGGGAAATTGGGCCCGCAGCAGGTCCAGGTAACCGAGGTGCGCCGGCGACTTGAGCACCCAGCGCTGCCCATGCACGCCCTGCTGCCGCTTCTGCCATTGCAGGAACTGCAGCATGCGATGCAGGTAGTCGTAGGCGGGAGTGAAGTCCTGCTCGTCGAGCCAGGAGCGGTAGTGCGGAAGGTTGGCGCCCGACTCGGGGACATGCGACAGGAAGGCGTCGGCCAGAAAAACGATCTCTTCCTCGGGTTCGCGCGCGTACATCGGGTGGATGGCGAACAGGTCCGGCGCCAGCTCGCGAGATTTGGCCTCGCGCGCCTCGCTGATGGCGATGCGCGGATCGACACCGATGAATTGGTGGTCGAGCCGCGGCGCGACCTCGACCACCTCCCAGCCGTACGCGCAGATGAACCGCGGATCGGCGGCCAGCAGGCGCTGGGCCAGCGTGGTTCCGCTGCGCATCATCCCGACCACGACGATCGGCGCGGCCACCTTCTCCTCGAGGATCTCCGGGTGGCGGCGGATCCACTCCTGGGTGCGCAACCGCATCCGCAAGCTGTGCACGATGCCCGACCGCAGAATGTGCGCCCCGATCGCGTTGAGCTCGGCGTGCGGGTAGTCGGCCAGCAGCACGCTCAGCGGGCGTTCGAATTCGCCCGGCCCCCAATCGGTCAGCGATTCCTTGCGTTGCGCATCGGCCAGGATGGCCGCGATCTCGAACACGGGCCTTCAGAACTTCAAGTGGTGGCTGGTGTCGCCGACCTGGTCGACGAACATGGTGCGGCTGTCGAACCACCACACACCGTCGATGCGGTGGAAGGTGTCCTTGTAATGCCCGGTGACGATCACCTGCAGCGGCAGATCGGGGGTGGCCTGCGTGACGCAGTAGTAGGACGTGCTGCGGGCCGTCCCCGCCTCCTCGTCGATGTACAGCTGCACGTTGGTCGTGTTGTGGTGGGTCTTGGGGGTGCCGTCGTCCTCGTAGATGCGGGTGGCCATCTCGTACATTTCCCGCACCCTGGCGGTGCCGGCGAACACCGTCTCGGGCGGACCGTTCTCGACGCCGCAGATGCGGCCGTGCTCGAACAGCCGCGCCACGCCGTCCAGATCGCCGCCGTCGATGAGTTCGGCGTAGGTGTAGATCAGGTTGGTGATCGCTGTTGCGCTGTCGCTCACGTCCGATTCACTCCTGCCTGTCGGCCCGGCGGTTAGCCATACTATTAATCTTGGTGCCGTGACCTTACCCTGGACGCCCAGCCGGCTCGGCGACCTCACCGGCAAAACAATCATCGTGACGGGCGCGACCAACGGCGTCGGGCTCGGCACGGCGCGTGCGCTGGCCAGAGCCGGCGCCCACGTCATCCTGGCCGTGCGCAACACCGACTTGGGTGAGCAACGGGCGGCCGAGATGGGCGGCAACACGACGGTGGTCAAGCTCGACCTCGCCGACCAGTCGTCGGTGCACGCCTTTCCCGATCTGATCGACGGGCCGATCGACATCCTGATCAACAACGCCGGCACCCTGACCGATCGGCGCACCGACACCGTCGACGGCTTCGAGATGACGCTGGGCACCAACCTGCTCGGGCCGTTCGCGCTGACCAATCTGCTGCTGCCGCGGGTGCGTTCGCAGATCATCAACGTCGGCTCCGACGCGCACCGGTCGGCGACGCTGCACACCGACGACCTGCATCTGCGCCGCGACAAGTGGTCGAGGTTGGGCGCCTACGGGCAGTCGAAGCTCGCCGTGATGTTGTGGGGGCTCGAGCTGGACCGCCGGCTGCGCGCCGCCGGCTCGCCGATCGTCAGCCAGCTCACGCATCCGGGGTGGGTGGCCTCGAACCTGTCGCATCTGTCCGACTCGCCGCTGATGTCGTTGTCGCACAAGGCCGTCAAGGCGGTGGCCGACCGGCTGGCCAACGACATCGACGAAGGGGCGGCGCCGACGCTGTACTGCATCAGTGAGCCGATCCCCCCGGGCAGCTACGTCGGGGTGAGCGGCCGGTTCGGCCTGCGCGGCGGCCCGGTGCTGATCGGCCGCACGCAGCTGGCCTGCGACTACGACACCGCCGCCCGCCTGGTGGCCTTCGCCGAACACGAGACCGGCACCAAGCTGGAGGTTCCCGCTCATGGGTGAACTCGACGACACGGTCGCCGTTATCACGGGTGCGGCGCGCGGCCAGGGCCGCAGCCACGCGGTGGCGCTCGCCGAACAGGGCGCCGACATCATCGCCGTGGACATCTGCGCCGACATCGATTCGATTCCGTACCAGCTGGGCACCAAGGCCGACCTCGACGAGACCGTGCGGTTGGTGCAAGCCGCGGGGCGCAAGGCGGTACCCGTCGTCGCCGACGTGCGGGACCGGGCCGCGCTGGAAGCCGGGGTGCAGGCGGGCATCGACGAGGTCGGCGAGATCGACATCGTCATCGCCAACGCCGGGGTGGTGGCGATCGGCGACCCCGATGAACGCTCCGAACCGGTGTTCAACACGATCGTCGACACCAACCTGAAGGGTGTGTGGCACACCATGATCGCGACGGTGCCGTCGATCATCCGCAAGGGCCGCGGCGGCTCGGTCGTGCTGATCAGTTCGTCGCAGGGGCTGACCGGCAAGGGCGGCGACGGCAGCGCCGCGATGTTCGCCTACGCCGCGTCCAAGCACGGCGTGGTGGGCCTGATGCGTTCGGCGGCGAATGCCTATGCGCCGCACAGGATTCGGGTCAATTCGGTGAATCCGAGCGGTGTCGCGACGCCGATGATCCTCAACGACTTCGTGGTCAACAGCATGCTGGAGCGTCCCAATCCGGCGATCTCGGGGATGCTGCTCCCGGGCGTGCCGTTGGTGGAGGCGCGAGACGTCACCGAGGCGGTGCTGTGGTTGGTCAGCCCGCGTTCGCGGTATGTGACCGGCGTGGCGATACCGGTGGACGCCGGGCACACCATCATGTGATCAGCGCGGCGCGACGATGCCGTTGTCGTAGGCGTAGACGATCGCCGCGGCGCGGTCGCGCAGGTTGAGCTTTCCGAAGATGCGGCCGATGTGGCTTTTGACCGTGACGCCGGAGATGAACAGTTCGTCGGCGATCTCGTTGTTGGACAAGCCTTTTCCGATCAGGGTCAGCACGTCGAGCTCGCGGCTGGTCAGTTCGGCGATGTCGCTTCTATCCCGGGCCGCGGCCGCCTTGCGGTACGTGGTGAGCACGCGTGCGGTGACGGCGGGATCCAGGTAGCTGTCGCCCCGGGCGACGGCCCGCACCGCGCGGATCAGCTCTTCGGCCGACGAGTCCTTGAGCACGAAACCCGCCGCCCCGGCACGCAATGCGCCGGAGAGCAGCTCGTCCTCGTTGAAGGTGGTCAGCGCCAGCACCGGCGGGGCGCCGGCGAGCCCGGCCAGTCGCCGCGTCGCTTCGATGCCGTCGACTCGACGCATCCGCAGGTCCATCACGACGATGTCGGGTTGGTGGCGGGCAACGGCGTCGGGCACCTCGTCGCCGTCGGCGCATTCGGCGATGACGTTGAAACCGTCCTTGCGGCGCAGGATTCGGCGCAGCCCGGAGCGCACCAGGTCCTGATCGTCGACGAGCAGCACGGCGACGTCGGGTGATTCGTCCGTCATGTTGTGGAGCACCATGGCGGACGCCAACCGCCGTTCCCGTCGTGCAGGGGTATCTCGGCGCGCACCGACCACCCCTCGGTGGTGGGGCCGGCTTCGATCACGCCGCCGAGCAGCTCGACTCGCTGGCGCATGCCACGCAGGCCGCGCCCTTCCGGCGATGCGGTGACCGCCACGGTGGCGGGCAGCCGGTTGGTGACGGCGAGCCGGGCCGAGTCCGTCGAGATCGTCAGTCCCACAGCAGATTTCGAGTCAGGGGCGTGTTTGGCGATGTTGGCCAGCGACTCTTGAACGATGCGGTACAGGGCAAGTCCAACGGCCCCCGACACGTGCCGGGTCGACCCGTCGATGTGCAGCGCGACGGCCAGGCCGGCCCGCTCGAAATCCCCGACGAGAACCTCGATGTCGTCGACGCCGGGTTCGGGTGTGGTCTTCCCTTTCCGCGGCGAGTCGTCGAGTAGTCCCACGGTGCGACGGATGTCGGCCATCGCTTGGCGGCCCAGCTGCTCGGCCTGCTCGAGCGCCTCGACGGCGTCGTCGATGTCGCCCGAGTCCCGATCCTGTTGCAGCGCCCGCCGGGCGCCGGTCACGTGCAGCAGCGTGATCGACAGCGAATGGGCGATGACGTCGTGCACCTCGCGGGCGATGCGGCGTCGTTCGTCGGCCGCGGCGTGCTCGGCCAGGGTCTCCTGCACCCGGATCTGCTCGGCCAGCAGCAGTCGTTGGGTGCGCATCAGGTAGCCGATCAGCCACGCCCCGGCCACGAAACCCAGGTACAGCACCACCGCGTCAAGGCGGTGCAGCGCGGAAGCGCTGAGTAGCAGCGCGGCCGCCGATAGAGCGGCCAGGAAGCCGCCGAGCGCGGAGCTCAATGCGCCGACCGCTCCAACCATCAACACCAGCAAGGACGGCGCGAAGTCCGCATGTACCGGCGTCGACGTGGCGAACAGCATGACCGCTGTGGCCGCCGACCACGCCGCCCACAACAGCGCGGGACGGACCTTGATGTTGAGGACGGCGAACGCCAGCATGGGCGAGAGGGCGAGCACGAACGCGGCCAACACGACGGGCAGGTCGGACGACGGCCGCTGCAGGGTCGCGATCGCCCCGCCGACGAGCACGATGGCATCGGTGATCATCAGAAACGACCACGTGATGCCCACTGGGATCAGCTCGCTGCGCTGGCGGACCCGTTCCCGCAGATATGCCGTTGCGGCATGCCACATCACCTCATCGTAAAAGAGTGGCGTGCGCGGCCACATCCTGCTCGGGTCGCAATGAGCCGGCACCGCTCTCCGCCCGTGGTAGGAGACGAATTGCGAACCTCGGCACGACGCGCACCGTGAGTCGGTGTTCGTAGCGTTTTGGTCATGACATGGACACTGCTGCACGACCGAATGGCCTTCATGGCCGAGGTGATTCGAGCCGCTGAAACCGACCCCGAGGCGGCACTTGACTTGGCCGACAGGGCATCCGAGGTGGCTCGGCTCTTCGGCGATGAGGAGGGACTGCTGCTCTCGCTGCGGCAGCGCTGGATGACGATGTTGGTCGCCAAGCTGGATCAGGCCGCGCACGACGAGATTCCGGCCGATCGGGCCAGGGCGGACCTGGTGGCCGCGCAGCCCGGGCTGCACGCGCTGGTGCAGGCCGCGGCCCGGCGATCGCTGCGGGTGCGGTCCCTGTCGCGCGGTGAGCACCGGGCGATGGAATTCTTCGGATCAACCGGCAGCCGGCTGACCGTTGCGTGAACGCGCCGCCCTGCTGATCGTCGGCCTGTGGGTGCTGGCGGCGGCCGTCGGCAATCTGGCAGTGCCGCAACTGGAGCGGGTCGTCGACTCGCATTCTCGGTCCTTCATGCCCGCGGCCGCGCCGAGCTCTATCGCGGCGACGGCCGCCGCCCGCCTCTTCGATCAGACGCCCAGCAATAACTTCATTTACGTTGTGCTGGAACGAAATCAGCCGCTCACTTCGCGTGACCGACAGTTTTACGACACCTTGACGGCGGCGCTGGGCTCCGAGCCGAGTCGGGTGTATGCGGTGACGGATCTGTGGTCGCAGCCCGCGACGGCGGCCGGCGCCCAGAGCGACGACGGCAAGGCCGTCAGCGTGATGGTCCGGCTCGCCGGGATGCTGGGCACCTCGGCGGCGCGGGATTCGGTTGAGTTCGTGCGCAACACAGTGCAGCGGCTGTCGCCTCCGGCGGGCCTGCAGGTTCGCGTGACCGGTCCCGGCGCCACCATCGTCGACGAATTCGCCGCGATCGATCGGCAGATGCTTTCGATCACCGCCGCCACCGTGGGTCTCATCCTGCTGTTGCTGTTGGTGGTGTACCGGTCGCCGATCGCGGCGGCGATCCCTTTGGCGTCGGTGGGTTTGGCGCTGGCCGTGGCCCGGTCAGTTGTTGCGGCGCTGGGGATGTCGGGCCTCGTCGAGGTGTCGTTGTTCTCGGTGGCGTTGATGGCGGCCCTGACGCTGGGGGCGGGCACCGACTACACCATCTTTTTCATCGGCCGCTACCACGAGGGCCGGCGTCGCGGTGTCACGCCCGCGCGAGCGCTCACCGACGCATACCGCGCGGTCGCGCCGGTGGTGATCGGTTCGGCGCTGACCATCGCCTCCGCGCTGGCGGCTCTGGGCTTCGCCGAGGTAGGGATGTTCCGCAGCACCGGAATACCGTGCGCCGTAGCGATTCTCGTCGTGATGGCGGCGGCGCTGACGCTGACGCCGGCGCTGATGAGCGTGGCCGTTCGCCGGGGCTTCCTCGAGCCGCGACCGTCGTCGACCGCGCCGCGCTGGCGCCGCATCGGAGCGGTGGTGGCGCGTTGGCCCGGCCCGATCCTGATCACCGCGGGCGCGCTGATCGCGCTGGCCGCGCTGCCGCTAGCGGGCATGCGGGTGGGGTGGAACGAACCCGCCGCCACGCCGTCGACCGCCGACTCCAGTCGCGGCTATGCGGATGCCGGCCGGCACTTCGCGGCCAATGCGCTGCTGCCCGACGTCGTCACCGTCGAGGCCGACCGTGACCTGCGCACACCGGCCGGGCTGATCGCCATCGAGCGGATCACTCGCCAGATCATGGCCATACCCGGCGTTCGGACGGTGCAGTCCGCCAGCCGTCCCGACGGCAGGGTGCCCGACCAGGCGACGTTGAGCTATCAGGCCGGCGTGCTCGGCCGTCAATTCGGGGAAGCGATCGATGCGCTAACGCAGCGGCTCGGCCGCATTTCCGAGCTGGACGACGCGTTGGCGCGCACGCAATCGGCGGTGGACAGCCTCGGCGGCGGATTGCGCGGCGGCGCGGCCGGGCTTCGTGACATGTCGTCGGCCGCACAAGATATGCGCTCCGGATTGGACGGCGTACAGCGCACCGTCACGACCGTGTCCGGTTACCTTGACCCGCTGCGGGATTTCGTG is from Mycobacterium conspicuum and encodes:
- a CDS encoding sensor histidine kinase; translated protein: MWHAATAYLRERVRQRSELIPVGITWSFLMITDAIVLVGGAIATLQRPSSDLPVVLAAFVLALSPMLAFAVLNIKVRPALLWAAWSAATAVMLFATSTPVHADFAPSLLVLMVGAVGALSSALGGFLAALSAAALLLSASALHRLDAVVLYLGFVAGAWLIGYLMRTQRLLLAEQIRVQETLAEHAAADERRRIAREVHDVIAHSLSITLLHVTGARRALQQDRDSGDIDDAVEALEQAEQLGRQAMADIRRTVGLLDDSPRKGKTTPEPGVDDIEVLVGDFERAGLAVALHIDGSTRHVSGAVGLALYRIVQESLANIAKHAPDSKSAVGLTISTDSARLAVTNRLPATVAVTASPEGRGLRGMRQRVELLGGVIEAGPTTEGWSVRAEIPLHDGNGGWRPPWCSTT
- a CDS encoding mycofactocin-coupled SDR family oxidoreductase; amino-acid sequence: MGELDDTVAVITGAARGQGRSHAVALAEQGADIIAVDICADIDSIPYQLGTKADLDETVRLVQAAGRKAVPVVADVRDRAALEAGVQAGIDEVGEIDIVIANAGVVAIGDPDERSEPVFNTIVDTNLKGVWHTMIATVPSIIRKGRGGSVVLISSSQGLTGKGGDGSAAMFAYAASKHGVVGLMRSAANAYAPHRIRVNSVNPSGVATPMILNDFVVNSMLERPNPAISGMLLPGVPLVEARDVTEAVLWLVSPRSRYVTGVAIPVDAGHTIM
- a CDS encoding response regulator transcription factor, which gives rise to MTDESPDVAVLLVDDQDLVRSGLRRILRRKDGFNVIAECADGDEVPDAVARHQPDIVVMDLRMRRVDGIEATRRLAGLAGAPPVLALTTFNEDELLSGALRAGAAGFVLKDSSAEELIRAVRAVARGDSYLDPAVTARVLTTYRKAAAARDRSDIAELTSRELDVLTLIGKGLSNNEIADELFISGVTVKSHIGRIFGKLNLRDRAAAIVYAYDNGIVAPR
- a CDS encoding sulfotransferase family protein, which translates into the protein MFEIAAILADAQRKESLTDWGPGEFERPLSVLLADYPHAELNAIGAHILRSGIVHSLRMRLRTQEWIRRHPEILEEKVAAPIVVVGMMRSGTTLAQRLLAADPRFICAYGWEVVEVAPRLDHQFIGVDPRIAISEAREAKSRELAPDLFAIHPMYAREPEEEIVFLADAFLSHVPESGANLPHYRSWLDEQDFTPAYDYLHRMLQFLQWQKRQQGVHGQRWVLKSPAHLGYLDLLRAQFPGVHIVHMHRDPRTTIASGASLNATLHAMHADTVDPHRVGAQWLQRMGWTNDRAMAVRDSWSDAVVTDIEFDDAVADPIGQVARVYDAIGMPLTAEAEAAMRRWLDERPREAARPAYRLQDYGLLPEQVDERFTLYNKRFRPKESGNG
- a CDS encoding nuclear transport factor 2 family protein; this translates as MSDSATAITNLIYTYAELIDGGDLDGVARLFEHGRICGVENGPPETVFAGTARVREMYEMATRIYEDDGTPKTHHNTTNVQLYIDEEAGTARSTSYYCVTQATPDLPLQVIVTGHYKDTFHRIDGVWWFDSRTMFVDQVGDTSHHLKF
- a CDS encoding SDR family NAD(P)-dependent oxidoreductase, whose protein sequence is MTLPWTPSRLGDLTGKTIIVTGATNGVGLGTARALARAGAHVILAVRNTDLGEQRAAEMGGNTTVVKLDLADQSSVHAFPDLIDGPIDILINNAGTLTDRRTDTVDGFEMTLGTNLLGPFALTNLLLPRVRSQIINVGSDAHRSATLHTDDLHLRRDKWSRLGAYGQSKLAVMLWGLELDRRLRAAGSPIVSQLTHPGWVASNLSHLSDSPLMSLSHKAVKAVADRLANDIDEGAAPTLYCISEPIPPGSYVGVSGRFGLRGGPVLIGRTQLACDYDTAARLVAFAEHETGTKLEVPAHG